In Montipora foliosa isolate CH-2021 chromosome 9, ASM3666993v2, whole genome shotgun sequence, the DNA window ACAAGAAGAATAAGATCCCTTGGCCATGGAGCTAGCAAAGGAACTGGACGAAATTGACCAAGAGCTCAAAGATATCGAGACAAATCTTGAAACGCTGCTGAAAAGACAGATATTTCTTCAATCGCGTAAACAGCTGATTCAAGCTCAAATATGCAGTGGGGTTGCTGAATCGTCGCCTTCTTCATCAAAGAAAGACGAAAACGACCAGGACTGGTCGGCAAAGACGTTCCCATGGACGGAAGAGATTGAAAAGGCAAGGGACAACATCTTCAAACTAAAAAGTTTCGTCCCTTGCAGTTTGAATGCATAAACGCGACAATGGCGGGAAACGATTGTATTTTGATTATGCCAACTGGTGGTGGAAAAAGCTTGTGCTTTCAGCTACCTGCCGTGATTTCAAAAGGAATAACGCTTGTTATTTCACCGCTAATCTCACTTATGGAGGATCAGCTCATGGCTCTGAAGGAACTGAACATCGAAAGTTCTCTACTAAACTCGAATTGTTCCAAGGAAGAAGTGAATACTGTGCAGAGCGCTATGGTTGACAAAAAGTCGAACCTCAAACTTCTATATGTCACGCCTGAGAAAATTGCCAAAAGCAAACGGTTCATGGCTAAGTTAGAGAAAACTTTTGAAGGTAttggctagattgcagaatacccagccCACAAAATATCTAACTTGAAAAACTGCTCCTGCAGTGCCACAGTCATGTTGTAATATGCTGCGCCCGCAGTCCTACAACCCCATAGTGGTCAGTCGTTGAAATGATAATCAGTCGTTTTGCAATGctgtgtgaagaagaaagcacttgtttaactgattaagcctaagcgctcatttcagtgattaggtctaagcactcgtaagattttagcattcattttgcaGTTTcagtcaactacacttttcaagagatcgtcttgcccttgactCACTCAGACTTAATTATTCGTCGACTACGGCACTGCGGTACTGCGGTAGCAGTCTTTAAACTAACTCAGACTTCATTTTTCATCGACTACAGCACTGCGGTAGCAGGCGTTCACCTAACTTAATTGCATAATTTTCTTTGGTCCCGGCGGGACCGCAGGAGCAAGAGATTTGTGCCATTCAaagtgggccgggtattctgcaatcacTCTAAGGTATTACACTGTCTCTTTGTAGCTACTAAAAGCATGTGGTCTATCTTCTAGAAGTAGGGTCGAGTGAGAAGGTGGGGCCTGGGCAGGTGTAGAACACAGGTTGAGCAAGACTAGAAATCTCTGCTCCATTGgtgaacaactaagccaaacaTTTCCCATATAAGACCAATTCGTGATCAAGTGACTGAGTCTTTGTCATCACTCTTCCCTCAATCCAACTCCCCATAGACTGCAGGTCAGTTTTGAGTAATGGCGAGTGATGgtttaaaatgcaaaatatgtactcaaagtaaaaacattttggATCAAAAttcaagctcaaaattttgcttgtTGTGtgttaccagaaacccataagggttgaaacgtgcaaCGCAcattcacagcttccgaatattcagtgcgaactgattggttgaatgtttcagtgctaagtaccatatttggaaacccctcgctcttgttgttccaaatatggtacttagcaaattgaatattcagaagcttgtttccaagaacacaaggggccgttacacgtttcaacccttatgggtttctggtgttaCCTAAACAAACTTTCAtactttaaagaaaaatgaaaagccGATTTATTGTTGTGGTGGTAGTCTAAAAGTGATGATAAAAATCTTTAATTTTATCTGTGTCTGTCTTTGACAGGTGGGCGATTGGTTCGAATTGTCATCGATGAAGTCCATTGCACAAGTCAGTGGGGGCATGATTTCCGGCCTGATTACAAATTCCTGGGAATTCTGAAACGGCAgtttccaggcgttccaatccTGGGTCTCACAGCTACGGCAACAACAAAAGTCATTGATGATGTGAAGAAGATACTTGGTCTCCAAGAGGATTGTGTATTGTTCAGGGCTTCTTTTAATCGACCAAACTTGTATTATGAGGTCTGAAGAAACTGTTAAATAAGCTAAATCCTAATCTGTCGAACTTGCAACAACATCTTGAGAACACCAATTTCAGTTTGTTGATCGAAGTTGCGATATAGCTGCAGAGTATTTAAAATTTTTCCATGTTGATTGATTTGCCTCTGTCAAAGAACTATTTTGTTGCTGATATTTTTGGCCAAATCATAGTAATTACATGGGAAAAAAATGTGGAGCATGTAACATTTTGATCATGGCTTGTCAATCAATTCCTTTGTCTCAATTGACTGACacatgttttggaaattttttcaCCCACtatcaaaattttaaattcatggCTGCTTTACAAGTCATGGGCTCACAATGttttgctttattattattatttttattattattattattattattattattattattattattattatttttttttttttttttttttttttttgctttatgtAGATGCAAGCGAGATTTGTGAATCTTGCTTTCTTCTTGAGAATTTTTCCTCCAGAGGCTACATTTatattaaattaataattatcaaTTTAATATAGGTATATATAACTCCAACTACTGCAGTATAGACTGAATTACAGTTGTCGGTCAAGATAGATAAACCTAGTTATACAACATTATAGTAAAAATTCACAAAACGTTTAGTTCTGACTTGAGGTTTCAGTGTAGTCTTAATACTTAAGACTaagattaataataattattattattaatcatacacatatcttctgtttttccCAAGATACGATGCAAACCTTCAAACCATGAAGAATGCATGgatgaaataaagttccttttggTTCACAAATTTCCTGGACAATCTGGTAAGTATTGTACCAGTTTTAGCttgattaaaattttcttaaatGGTTGTCAGTTCATAGCTAAATTCAGTCAGGTATTTGTCCCTACCCTTCGCAGGTATTGTGTATTGTTTTTCACGGAAGGACTCGGTAACTATCACTTCTAGTCTAAAGTCCCGAGGGATTAAGGCTGCATGTTACCATGGTGATCTTGATGGACCCTCACGCAGTCACGTGCACACTGCCTGGATGAGAAATGAAATACAGGTAACTTGTTGTCCCAGTTTCAAGTACTAATATTCTTGATTCATTTGATTGGCCGTTTTGGTTTCTATAACCTCATTTTCAGTCTTTTTATCAGTTCAACTAATGgtataatgataattattaaaaactggatgaTTGGATAATgaaattcgagagttttgattggctaagccatcatgggttatgagccattataccatgatctacaaacacggcaagcatatgcgtgattttttgggcctttttatttttattgtagtccagttttctatattttggggacgtttttaataaaacaattattccactcaagcttgttggatatgacatGATTatagcctcgttggctatctatcatctcatatccaacgcacgctcatggaataattgttgatGATATTATTACTGTCTatttctgatttttttcctttcctttgtttgtacATAAACAACAGCCAACTTGCATTGAAATAatgtaatataatataatataatgtaATGTGCCGtgtttgtgttttctttttctttcctcctgaaacagtgtcaataaatgaTTTGAATTGATTATATCCGATCAGGTAAAAGTCTGAACATTGCTTTTTCCAAAAAGCATAAATGtgtcttctcttttttttttcagtatgttttttcatgtatttcccctcacccccccccccccccccaaaaaaaaaaaaaaaaaaaaaaaaatagaaggCTTCATTGAACAGCACTTCAATAGAACATTATTTTTGTCTGGCACCATAAAGGTGCATGTGTTTTTGGCACCCTCTTCTTGCTTTGCTTCGTTGGCACTTGCcctcctttgttttttttttttttttttaacttttcttgtttttgttttattgttttctttagcTAGTTGTAGCCACAGTTGCCTTCGGAATGGGTATTGACAAACCTGATGTCCGCTTTGTCATCCATCATTCCTTGAGCAAATCAATGGAGAATTACTATCAAGAGAGTGGCCGAGCTGGACGAGATGACAGCAAGTCTCACTGCATTCTCTTTTACAGGCCATTTGACGTTTTTCAGCAAAGTACTATGGTATTCACGGAGCAAACAGGTGAGTACATTAGAAATTCTGtaaacaagatttttttttttttttctggtcatcAAGCCAGTGCGTGACGTTCAAACTTCGATCTGTAGGAGAAGTACGACAAAAGAATTAAGCAATAGAGAAtgtttttccgtgtttccatagcctcatctaaacacgggggggggaggggggagaatccaagacagttatgcaataactttcgagaattctcccaacttccctgagtgtttagatgaggctatgaaaACACGAAAAAAGTCCTCGATTGCTTTTGTAAAAcattcctcaaagataattcaacaaatgaaggaagcaaatgaggaaaatgctgctcttttttacgtcttgattgaaacagattttcttgatgcaTTGCTCATaattcctaccagccaatcaaaacgcgtgtCTGACtccataaccaatcaaaattcgtgtgtgTCACAACCGTGTATCCATAATCTCTACTGAACACAGCTGTTGACCACTGAGAATGCGCGTACTATCCTCATTATTTTATAAACGTGAATAAAAACGTTGGAACTTTATCTTCTCCCTTGTTCCTTGTGGGAGTAGCAGTCGTAATCCGCAAACGTAAGACAGTTCCAGTGGTTTAACCATACCTGTACTTCGTGTCATCATTCTTCCATCTACCAGACCTTTCCCAGTATCATAGTCTAGGTGTTCCCTTATGGGTGTAATAGTATAAGAGAACAGGTAAAAAACACTAATCCCGTAATGATGTAACATTTTTATTAGACCAGCACTTTGAGTTTTGTATGGTACTGCAGACAAATTAAAGAAGTGACCCGCTCGTGAGTGAGAAATCCTGTCTCGAGATAGAGACGAGTGTCTTATCTCGAGGTAGAGAATTTCTGAGTGTCGTCTTGACACATATTTGCACATTTAGTGGCCAAAAACAGTAGCTTAGCACGCCCtgcacttcctttttttcacttttgtccatatCTTTGTCGTCGCCTGCAAATAGccaaacatacatacatacatttttattaatccTAGAA includes these proteins:
- the LOC137969887 gene encoding LOW QUALITY PROTEIN: ATP-dependent DNA helicase Q1-like (The sequence of the model RefSeq protein was modified relative to this genomic sequence to represent the inferred CDS: inserted 1 base in 1 codon), encoding MELAKELDEIDQELKDIETNLETLLKRQIFLQSRKQLIQAQICSGVAESSPSSSKKDENDQDWSAKTFPWTEEIEKARDNIFKLKXFRPLQFECINATMAGNDCILIMPTGGGKSLCFQLPAVISKGITLVISPLISLMEDQLMALKELNIESSLLNSNCSKEEVNTVQSAMVDKKSNLKLLYVTPEKIAKSKRFMAKLEKTFEGGRLVRIVIDEVHCTSQWGHDFRPDYKFLGILKRQFPGVPILGLTATATTKVIDDVKKILGLQEDCVLFRASFNRPNLYYEIRCKPSNHEECMDEIKFLLVHKFPGQSGIVYCFSRKDSVTITSSLKSRGIKAACYHGDLDGPSRSHVHTAWMRNEIQLVVATVAFGMGIDKPDVRFVIHHSLSKSMENYYQESGRAGRDDSKSHCILFYRPFDVFQQSTMVFTEQTGEYIRNSVNKIFFFFSGHQASA